The Silurus meridionalis isolate SWU-2019-XX chromosome 16, ASM1480568v1, whole genome shotgun sequence genome has a segment encoding these proteins:
- the LOC124399008 gene encoding protein Wnt-7a — translation MSRKSRRWIFRIFLCLGIIYLKIGGFSSVIALGASIICNKIPGLAPRQRIICQSRPDAIIVIGEGAQMGINECQFQFRNGRWNCSALGERTVFGKELKVGSKEAAFTYAIIAAGVAHAITAACTQGNLSECSCDKEKQGFHGRADGWKWGGCSADIRYGLGFSKVFMDAREIKQSSRTLMNLHNNEVGRKVLERNMHLECKCHGVSGSCTTKTCWTTLPKFRELGYILKDKYLQAVHVEPVKASRNKRPTFLKIKKPFSYRKPMDTDLVYIEKSPSYCEPDPVTGSVGTHGRICNKTITHHSNSCDLMCCGRGYNTHQYSRVWQCNCKFLWCCYVKCNTCSERTEVYTCK, via the exons ATGAGCCGCAAGTCGCGCCGCTGGATATTCCGCATTTTCCTCTGTCTCGGAATAATCTACCTGAAGATCGG TGGGTTCTCGTCAGTGATTGCTCTGGGAGCGAGCATCATCTGCAACAAGATCCCAGGACTCGCACCACGCCAGAGGATCATCTGCCAGAGCCGACCAGACGCCATCATCGTTATAGGAGAAGGAGCTCAGATGGGCATCAACGAGTGTCAGTTCCAATTCAGGAACGGCCGCTGGAACTGTTCTGCGCTCGGGGAGAGGACCGTCTTCGGAAAAGAGCTGAAAGTGg gCAGTAAAGAAGCCGCATTCACCTACGCCATCATCGCAGCGGGCGTGGCCCACGCCATCACAGCGGCTTGCACTCAGGGGAACCTGAGCGAGTGCAGCTGCGATAAGGAGAAGCAGGGCTTCCACGGCCGGGCAGACGGATGGAAGTGGGGCGGCTGCTCGGCCGATATCCGCTACGGCCTCGGCTTCTCCAAGGTCTTCATGGATGCTCGGGAGATCAAACAGAGCTCCAGGACGCTCATGAACCTCCATAACAATGAGGTGGGACGAAAG GTCCTGGAGCGTAACATGCACCTGGAGTGTAAGTGTCACGGCGTGTCGGGTTCCTGCACCACCAAAACATGCTGGACGACGCTGCCAAAGTTCCGGGAGCTGGGCTACATCCTGAAAGACAAGTACCTGCAGGCGGTGCACGTGGAGCCGGTTAAAGCCAGCCGCAACAAGCGTCCCACCTTCCTGAAGATCAAGAAGCCGTTCTCGTACCGCAAACCTATGGACACGGACCTGGTGTACATCGAGAAGTCTCCGAGCTACTGCGAGCCGGATCCGGTGACGGGCAGCGTAGGGACGCACGGGCGCATCTGCAACAAGACCATCACGCACCACTCCAACAGCTGCGACCTGATGTGCTGCGGGCGGGGCTACAACACGCACCAGTACTCCAGGGTGTGGCAGTGCAACTGCAAGTTCCTGTGGTGCTGCTACGTCAAGTGCAACACCTGCAGCGAGAGGACAGAGGTGTACACGTGCAAGTGA
- the fbxw12 gene encoding F-box/WD repeat-containing protein 12 isoform X2, with product MEYHEQSLSLDSLIHIFSFLPEDDLIRVSCVCKDWHEAAETQWLWREMCLHRWGFCNVTQLLSDAESYTWKRYYLHRSTLELNMKSGRSGGDYSCKSLRGHTGRIVGFAYLTGNSSLQDMWNFTPIVCSASSDGMLKAWDIHKGLNLWSSSTQNPLTQIITDPEQDIVITADSGGTINTWRGRTGDALSSFSSGSSQCTIMTFSTEGKSFVMVGTALGSLITLTSPQLCELSRHLVSDSFRLNLLLSSPDKKWILTAAKEYADSSPKVFSTQSVCSPVEDEAGVCESVCVSLPVSGCVAAAFFPLQPARVAVVHNDTLLQHNTLSVFQFSLKKSKYKQEAQAQQIESFRVDLNTRRSDVLLQAKGNNMLLLADGNVLKVYSLKGELISSFEEHLEPITSMCVDDFRVVTASRDLSLRVLTWRRDRDKGLTLETQYQLLGGSHSMSRI from the exons ATGGAATATCACGAACAAAGTTTAAGTCTAGACAGTTTAATacacatcttttcttttctccctgAAGATGATTTAATCAGAGTGTCGTGTGTTTGTAAG GACTGGCACGAAGCTGCAGAAACACAGTGGTTATGGAG AGAGATGTGTCTGCATCGCTGGGGTTTCTGCAACGTAACCCAGCTCTTATCAGACGCAGAGTCTTACACGTGGAAGCGTTATTATCTCCACCGCTCTACTCTggagctgaacatgaagtcggggaggtcaggaggagatTACAGCTGTAAGAGCCTGAGAGGACACACAG GTCGGATCGTCGGCTTTGCGTACCTGACGGGAAACAGCAGTTTGCAGGACATGTGGAACTTCACGCCCATCGTCTGCAGCGCCTCGTCCGATGGAATGCTCAAAGCCTGGGACATTCACAAG GGATTAAATCTGTGGTCCAGCTCGACTCAGAACCCTCTGACCCAGATCATCACAGACCCGGAGCAGGACATTGTGATCACGGCGGACAGCGGCGGGACGATCAACACGTGGCGAGGACGAACCGGAGACGCGCTCAGCTCGTTCTCCTCGGGCTCGTCTCAGTGCACGATAATGACCTTCAGCACGGAGGGAAAATCATTCGTCATG GTAGGGACGGCTCTCGGGTCGCTCATCACCCTGACATCACCACAGCTGTGTGAACTCTCACGCCACCTGGTGAGCGACTCGTTCAGACTAAATCTTCTCCTCTCATCTCCTGATAAGAAGTGGATTCTCACCGCAGCCAAGGAGTACGCCGATTCAAGCCCAAAG GTTTTCAGCACTCAGAGTGTGTGTAGTCCTGTAGAAGAtgaagcaggtgtgtgtgagagtgtgtgtgtgagtttaccTGTCAGTGGCTGTGTAGCTGCAGCGTTCTTCCCTCTTCAGCCTGCACGAGTCGCCGTCGTTCACAACGACACACtgcttcaacacaacacactctccGTCTTCCAGTTCAGCCTGAAGAAGTCCAAATACAAGCAGGAAGCTCAGG CTCAGCAGATCGAATCTTTCCGGGTGGATTTAAACACTCGTCGCTCGGATGTACTTCTCCAGGCCAAAGGGAACAACATGCTTCTGCTTGCGGACGGAAACGTCCTGAAGGTCTACTCCCTGAAAGGCGAGCTCATCTCCAGCTTCGAGGAACATCTGGAGCCCATCACGTCTATGTGTGTG GATGATTTCCGTGTGGTCACGGCCTCCCGGGATTTATCTCTCCGAGTGCTGACctggaggagagacagagataaaggATTAACGCTGGAGACTCAGTATCAACTGCTGGGCGGATCTCACTCCATGTCCAG GATATGA
- the fbxw12 gene encoding F-box/WD repeat-containing protein 12 isoform X1 — translation MEYHEQSLSLDSLIHIFSFLPEDDLIRVSCVCKDWHEAAETQWLWREMCLHRWGFCNVTQLLSDAESYTWKRYYLHRSTLELNMKSGRSGGDYSCKSLRGHTGRIVGFAYLTGNSSLQDMWNFTPIVCSASSDGMLKAWDIHKGLNLWSSSTQNPLTQIITDPEQDIVITADSGGTINTWRGRTGDALSSFSSGSSQCTIMTFSTEGKSFVMVGTALGSLITLTSPQLCELSRHLVSDSFRLNLLLSSPDKKWILTAAKEYADSSPKVFSTQSVCSPVEDEAGVCESVCVSLPVSGCVAAAFFPLQPARVAVVHNDTLLQHNTLSVFQFSLKKSKYKQEAQAQQIESFRVDLNTRRSDVLLQAKGNNMLLLADGNVLKVYSLKGELISSFEEHLEPITSMCVDDFRVVTASRDLSLRVLTWRRDRDKGLTLETQYQLLGGSHSMSRGFTAVACDYASIVGSVEAVNGKDVLKAYVFNS, via the exons ATGGAATATCACGAACAAAGTTTAAGTCTAGACAGTTTAATacacatcttttcttttctccctgAAGATGATTTAATCAGAGTGTCGTGTGTTTGTAAG GACTGGCACGAAGCTGCAGAAACACAGTGGTTATGGAG AGAGATGTGTCTGCATCGCTGGGGTTTCTGCAACGTAACCCAGCTCTTATCAGACGCAGAGTCTTACACGTGGAAGCGTTATTATCTCCACCGCTCTACTCTggagctgaacatgaagtcggggaggtcaggaggagatTACAGCTGTAAGAGCCTGAGAGGACACACAG GTCGGATCGTCGGCTTTGCGTACCTGACGGGAAACAGCAGTTTGCAGGACATGTGGAACTTCACGCCCATCGTCTGCAGCGCCTCGTCCGATGGAATGCTCAAAGCCTGGGACATTCACAAG GGATTAAATCTGTGGTCCAGCTCGACTCAGAACCCTCTGACCCAGATCATCACAGACCCGGAGCAGGACATTGTGATCACGGCGGACAGCGGCGGGACGATCAACACGTGGCGAGGACGAACCGGAGACGCGCTCAGCTCGTTCTCCTCGGGCTCGTCTCAGTGCACGATAATGACCTTCAGCACGGAGGGAAAATCATTCGTCATG GTAGGGACGGCTCTCGGGTCGCTCATCACCCTGACATCACCACAGCTGTGTGAACTCTCACGCCACCTGGTGAGCGACTCGTTCAGACTAAATCTTCTCCTCTCATCTCCTGATAAGAAGTGGATTCTCACCGCAGCCAAGGAGTACGCCGATTCAAGCCCAAAG GTTTTCAGCACTCAGAGTGTGTGTAGTCCTGTAGAAGAtgaagcaggtgtgtgtgagagtgtgtgtgtgagtttaccTGTCAGTGGCTGTGTAGCTGCAGCGTTCTTCCCTCTTCAGCCTGCACGAGTCGCCGTCGTTCACAACGACACACtgcttcaacacaacacactctccGTCTTCCAGTTCAGCCTGAAGAAGTCCAAATACAAGCAGGAAGCTCAGG CTCAGCAGATCGAATCTTTCCGGGTGGATTTAAACACTCGTCGCTCGGATGTACTTCTCCAGGCCAAAGGGAACAACATGCTTCTGCTTGCGGACGGAAACGTCCTGAAGGTCTACTCCCTGAAAGGCGAGCTCATCTCCAGCTTCGAGGAACATCTGGAGCCCATCACGTCTATGTGTGTG GATGATTTCCGTGTGGTCACGGCCTCCCGGGATTTATCTCTCCGAGTGCTGACctggaggagagacagagataaaggATTAACGCTGGAGACTCAGTATCAACTGCTGGGCGGATCTCACTCCATGTCCAG AGGGTTCACGGCGGTGGCGTGTGATTACGCGAGCATCGTCGGCTCGGTGGAAGCCGTGAACGGGAAGGACGTCCTGAAAGCCTACGTCTTTAACTCCTGA